In Synergistaceae bacterium, a single genomic region encodes these proteins:
- a CDS encoding amino acid ABC transporter permease codes for MSILISTLGVFTQYWPVFLQGLLATLLTSFVVVLFGTLLGILLSTIRLSKYRALSGLVETMVSFLRGTPLLLQLYFFYFALPQILGMDIPKEVSIIMALILNSSAYVCEIFRAGIQAVDPGQREAAESLGMREKHIMLRIIIPQAIKNILPALGNEFVTMIKETSLASTFYVADLMTSYRVVMNASYKAVESLLILALVYFALTYTSSRLVGVLERKLMASV; via the coding sequence ATGAGTATACTAATAAGTACACTGGGAGTGTTCACCCAGTACTGGCCAGTTTTCCTTCAGGGACTGCTGGCCACCCTTTTAACATCCTTTGTAGTGGTCCTCTTTGGGACCCTACTAGGGATCCTACTTTCAACCATCAGGCTCTCAAAGTACAGAGCCCTATCAGGCCTTGTAGAGACCATGGTCTCCTTTTTAAGGGGAACCCCACTACTTTTGCAATTATACTTTTTTTATTTTGCTCTGCCTCAGATTTTGGGGATGGATATCCCTAAAGAAGTCAGTATTATTATGGCCCTAATCCTAAACTCCAGCGCCTATGTCTGTGAGATTTTCAGGGCAGGAATCCAGGCAGTTGACCCTGGTCAAAGAGAGGCTGCAGAGAGTCTAGGTATGAGGGAGAAGCACATAATGCTTAGGATTATTATCCCCCAGGCCATTAAGAACATCCTGCCTGCCCTGGGCAATGAATTTGTAACTATGATAAAGGAGACTTCCCTAGCTTCTACTTTTTATGTAGCAGACCTTATGACCAGCTACAGGGTTGTAATGAATGCCTCTTATAAGGCAGTGGAGTCTCTTCTAATCCTAGCCCTTGTATATTTTGCCCTAACCTATACATCTTCCCGACTTGTGGGAGTCTTAGAAAGGAAACTGATGGCCAGTGTCTAA
- a CDS encoding amino acid ABC transporter ATP-binding protein, producing MIEIKNLKKSFGELEVLKGVSETIKEGEVVSIIGPSGSGKSTFLRCLNLLEKPDSGDIVFDGNSLIEDKVNLALHRQKIGMVFQHFNVFPHLSVLDNIILSPILEKNLSKEEAIEQARELLEQVGLLDKIDVFPRKLSGGQKQRLAIVRALAMDPMVMLFDEPTSALDPEMVKEVLEVIVGLAKKGMTIVIVTHEMGFAKEISNRVLFMDDGLIVERGSPQDIFDNPKSSRTKEFLEKVL from the coding sequence ATCATAGAGATTAAAAACCTAAAAAAATCCTTTGGGGAGCTTGAGGTTCTTAAGGGAGTTTCTGAAACAATTAAAGAAGGGGAGGTAGTCTCAATTATAGGCCCCTCAGGTTCAGGTAAGTCCACCTTTCTGCGCTGCCTTAACCTTCTTGAAAAGCCCGACTCAGGAGATATTGTATTTGATGGTAATTCCCTTATAGAGGACAAGGTAAACCTGGCTCTACACCGCCAGAAGATTGGCATGGTTTTCCAGCACTTTAATGTCTTCCCCCACCTTAGTGTGCTTGATAACATTATTTTGAGCCCTATTTTGGAGAAAAACCTTTCTAAAGAAGAGGCTATAGAGCAGGCTAGGGAACTCTTAGAGCAGGTAGGCCTTCTTGATAAGATAGACGTCTTTCCAAGAAAACTCTCTGGAGGACAAAAACAGCGTCTTGCCATAGTCAGAGCCCTGGCCATGGATCCCATGGTCATGCTCTTTGATGAACCAACCAGCGCCCTGGACCCAGAGATGGTCAAGGAGGTCCTGGAGGTTATTGTGGGTCTGGCTAAAAAGGGCATGACCATAGTCATAGTGACCCATGAGATGGGCTTTGCTAAAGAAATTAGTAACAGGGTTTTATTTATGGATGATGGGCTCATTGTAGAGCGGGGAAGCCCACAGGATATCTTTGATAATCCTAAGAGTTCAAGGACCAAGGAATTTTTAGAAAAAGTTTTATAG
- a CDS encoding zinc carboxypeptidase, with amino-acid sequence MITTFKYNSYWDYETMTGKLKELKALYPEVISIESLGKTKEDKSVWAVTLSKGDKDPKDKPAFYIDGNIHAGEVTGSMCAMYVIDALCTGNEEEDIDYLLNNYTYYILPKLTPDGSDYYLHTANKLRSVNKVYPEEAKKGLVAKDMDGDGVIRLMRFKSGQGAWKISKENPRLMEGRLPQDTKGPFYHVVTEGEVKGDFSLGLITNKSPWGYDFNRNFPFGWYDEKRQPGSGEYPLVHEETKLMANFILSHPNIGFVNALHTSGGVFIYPPGTYSASDAHQKDMEIFKRMGAYAKECTGYNTENIFDAFLADTKNYSSGAFDDWCYESQGIPAFTIELWDAVIRSGVSYDDYRKSMKPSFENIKIYEKQLKWVEENCGPESFKDWEVFNHPQLGEVEIGGFDFKFTLQNPPESLLLQEVEKVGKYLVDSAACLPKLVVEDTKAVEMGQGLYKISVTVSNSGYLPTYLTEKARESGKAQPIKASILGEVECIGEKELEADFLAGFGGITTGYGYDGISSGGTLSPVQVFDWYVKAKAGDKVQIEIVQEKAGKESVSLVL; translated from the coding sequence ATGATTACTACCTTTAAATATAATAGCTACTGGGACTATGAGACCATGACAGGTAAGCTTAAAGAGCTAAAAGCCCTCTACCCAGAAGTGATTTCCATAGAAAGCCTGGGAAAAACCAAGGAAGATAAGTCGGTCTGGGCAGTTACCCTTTCCAAGGGAGATAAGGATCCTAAGGATAAGCCTGCCTTTTACATAGATGGCAACATTCACGCAGGGGAGGTCACAGGCTCCATGTGTGCCATGTATGTGATAGATGCTTTATGTACTGGTAATGAGGAGGAAGATATAGATTATCTTCTTAATAACTATACCTACTACATCCTACCAAAACTTACTCCCGATGGCAGTGATTATTACCTGCATACAGCCAACAAGCTGCGCTCAGTTAACAAGGTCTATCCTGAGGAAGCTAAGAAGGGCCTAGTGGCTAAGGACATGGATGGCGATGGAGTAATCCGCCTTATGAGGTTTAAGAGTGGACAGGGGGCCTGGAAAATTTCTAAGGAAAATCCCAGACTCATGGAGGGTAGGCTGCCCCAGGATACAAAGGGACCCTTCTACCATGTAGTTACAGAAGGAGAGGTTAAGGGGGACTTTAGCCTGGGCCTTATAACAAACAAGAGTCCCTGGGGCTATGACTTTAATAGGAACTTTCCATTTGGCTGGTACGATGAAAAACGCCAGCCAGGTTCAGGAGAGTACCCTCTAGTCCATGAAGAAACTAAACTTATGGCTAACTTTATCCTAAGTCATCCAAATATAGGCTTTGTCAATGCCCTGCATACTTCAGGAGGGGTTTTTATCTATCCTCCTGGAACCTACTCAGCAAGTGATGCCCACCAGAAGGACATGGAGATCTTTAAAAGGATGGGGGCCTATGCCAAGGAGTGCACAGGCTATAATACAGAAAACATCTTCGACGCTTTCCTAGCAGATACTAAGAACTACTCTTCTGGGGCCTTTGATGATTGGTGCTATGAGTCCCAGGGAATTCCAGCCTTTACAATAGAGCTATGGGACGCTGTGATAAGAAGTGGGGTCAGCTATGATGACTATAGAAAGTCAATGAAGCCCTCTTTTGAGAACATCAAAATCTACGAAAAGCAGCTTAAGTGGGTTGAAGAAAACTGTGGACCAGAAAGCTTTAAAGACTGGGAAGTCTTTAATCATCCCCAGCTTGGGGAGGTTGAAATAGGTGGCTTTGACTTTAAGTTCACCCTCCAAAATCCCCCCGAGTCCCTTCTTCTTCAAGAGGTGGAGAAGGTGGGTAAATACCTGGTAGATAGTGCAGCCTGCCTACCTAAACTTGTAGTAGAGGATACAAAAGCAGTGGAGATGGGTCAGGGTCTTTACAAGATTAGTGTCACTGTTTCTAACTCAGGCTATCTACCAACCTACCTTACAGAAAAGGCCAGGGAAAGTGGTAAGGCCCAGCCCATAAAAGCCAGTATTTTAGGAGAAGTAGAGTGTATAGGTGAAAAGGAGCTTGAAGCTGACTTTCTAGCTGGCTTTGGGGGCATTACTACTGGTTATGGCTATGATGGCATAAGTAGTGGTGGAACTCTTAGCCCAGTCCAGGTCTTTGACTGGTATGTAAAGGCTAAAGCCGGTGATAAAGTT